In Saccharothrix syringae, the following are encoded in one genomic region:
- a CDS encoding helix-turn-helix transcriptional regulator, whose amino-acid sequence MKRLNDLGEFLRSRRAQLRPEQLGLVNHGRRRVAGLRREEVAQLAGVSVAYYTRLEQGLTDRASDAVLDAVARVLQLDEDAHAHLHRLARGSRRDRPRVRRPERLRPSIALMVESFTAAKVPALVIGRSTDVLAWNRLAHGLLAGHLDFDAPNRPADRPNITRMVFLDPHVRELYPDWKRKCRDTVDDLRLVAGRYQDDARLAELVGELSMKSPEFTALWNNHAVKACAYSAREFHHPLVGPLTLANELLVLPDDDGQRLALFHAEPGSPSEAALSLLADLVTSGARPPAVPSPRPSLHPGA is encoded by the coding sequence ATGAAGAGGCTCAACGACCTGGGCGAGTTCCTTCGTTCCCGACGCGCGCAGCTGCGCCCCGAACAGCTCGGGCTGGTCAACCACGGCCGCCGGCGGGTCGCGGGGCTGCGCCGCGAGGAGGTGGCGCAGCTCGCGGGCGTGAGCGTCGCCTACTACACGCGGCTGGAGCAGGGCCTCACCGACCGGGCGTCCGACGCGGTGCTCGACGCCGTCGCCCGCGTGCTCCAGCTCGACGAGGACGCGCACGCCCACCTGCACCGGCTGGCCCGCGGTTCGCGCCGCGACCGGCCCCGGGTGCGCCGGCCGGAGCGGCTGCGGCCCTCGATCGCGCTGATGGTGGAGTCGTTCACCGCGGCGAAGGTGCCGGCCCTGGTGATCGGCCGGTCGACCGACGTGCTGGCGTGGAACCGGCTCGCGCACGGGCTGCTGGCCGGGCACCTGGACTTCGACGCGCCGAACCGGCCCGCGGACCGGCCGAACATCACCCGGATGGTGTTCCTCGACCCGCACGTGCGCGAGCTGTACCCCGACTGGAAGCGCAAGTGCCGCGACACCGTGGACGACCTGCGCCTGGTCGCCGGGCGCTACCAGGACGACGCGCGCCTGGCCGAGCTGGTCGGCGAGCTGAGCATGAAGAGCCCGGAGTTCACCGCGCTGTGGAACAACCACGCGGTCAAGGCGTGCGCCTACAGCGCGCGCGAGTTCCACCACCCGCTGGTGGGCCCGCTGACCCTGGCCAACGAGCTGCTGGTGCTGCCCGACGACGACGGCCAGCGGCTGGCGCTGTTCCACGCCGAGCCCGGTTCGCCGTCGGAGGCCGCGCTGAGCCTGCTGGCGGACCTGGTCACCTCCGGTGCCCGGCCCCCCGCGGTGCCCTCGCCCCGCCCGTCGCTGCACCCCGGGGCGTGA
- a CDS encoding aldo/keto reductase, with product MAELGALRVSAQGLGCMGMSAFYGSRDDVESVATIHRALDLGVTFLDTADVYGPYLNEELVGRAIRGRRDEVVLATKFAADPEENRIRGDAPYVRRACDASLRRLGVDHIDLYYQHRVALDTPVEETVGAMAELVAAGKVRHLGLSEVSARTLRRAHAVHPIAAVQTEWSLWSREIEREVVPTCRELGVGVVPYSPLGRGFLTGRYRAAGDFAPDDFRATGQPRLDRRNIDHNLELVRGLEELARAWGHTAGQLALAWLHHQGSDVVPIPGTKRRRYLEENAAARDIALDAAQVAAIEAAVPAEAVAGARYHADAMANIDL from the coding sequence ATGGCTGAACTGGGTGCTCTGCGGGTGAGCGCGCAGGGCCTGGGCTGCATGGGCATGAGCGCGTTCTACGGCTCGCGCGACGACGTGGAGTCGGTGGCGACCATCCACCGCGCGCTGGACCTGGGCGTGACCTTCCTCGACACGGCCGACGTCTACGGCCCGTACCTCAACGAGGAGCTGGTGGGCCGGGCGATCCGGGGCAGGCGCGACGAGGTCGTGCTGGCCACGAAGTTCGCCGCCGACCCGGAGGAGAACCGCATCCGCGGCGACGCGCCCTACGTCCGACGCGCGTGCGACGCGTCGCTGCGGCGGCTCGGGGTCGACCACATCGACCTCTACTACCAGCACCGCGTCGCCCTGGACACCCCCGTCGAGGAGACCGTCGGCGCGATGGCCGAGCTGGTGGCGGCGGGCAAGGTGCGGCACCTCGGCCTGTCCGAGGTCAGCGCGCGCACCCTGCGCCGCGCGCACGCCGTGCACCCGATCGCGGCGGTGCAGACCGAGTGGTCGCTGTGGTCGCGGGAGATCGAGCGCGAGGTCGTGCCGACGTGCCGCGAGCTGGGCGTCGGCGTGGTGCCGTACTCCCCGCTGGGCCGCGGCTTCCTCACCGGGCGCTACCGGGCCGCCGGCGACTTCGCGCCGGACGACTTCCGGGCGACCGGCCAGCCCCGGCTGGACCGCCGCAACATCGACCACAACCTGGAGCTGGTGCGCGGCCTGGAGGAGCTGGCCCGGGCCTGGGGCCACACGGCCGGGCAGCTCGCGCTGGCGTGGCTGCACCACCAGGGGTCCGACGTCGTGCCGATCCCCGGCACGAAGCGCCGCCGGTACCTGGAGGAGAACGCCGCCGCGCGCGACATCGCCCTGGACGCCGCGCAGGTGGCCGCGATCGAGGCGGCCGTGCCCGCCGAGGCGGTGGCGGGCGCCCGCTACCACGCCGACGCGATGGCGAACATCGACCTGTGA
- a CDS encoding NADP-dependent oxidoreductase, protein MGKTMRAVVARQYGGPEVLELADVPRPGCAPGEVLVRVLAAGVNPVDAECRGGKAEEWFGAGPHTWGWDVSGVVVEVGEGVADLRPGDEVYGMPRFPALAGAYAEFVSAPAAELAAKPAGLRHVDAAALPLSGLTALQTLDRLGVGAGDRLLVNGAAGGVGHLAVQLAKARGASVVAVAREANHDFLRGLGADEVVDYTTTDVATAVGEVDAVLDCVGRDGLVELVRPGGAHARVPDAATGPTALEEAAARRGVRVVRHVVAPDGAGLVTLAGHVDRGELTVDVGSVLPLHEVAAAHKLVDEGISRGKLVLMPLD, encoded by the coding sequence ATGGGGAAAACCATGCGAGCGGTGGTCGCCCGGCAGTACGGCGGCCCGGAGGTGCTGGAGCTGGCGGACGTGCCGCGCCCGGGGTGCGCGCCGGGTGAGGTGCTGGTGCGGGTGCTGGCGGCCGGGGTGAACCCGGTGGACGCGGAGTGCCGCGGCGGCAAGGCCGAGGAGTGGTTCGGCGCCGGCCCGCACACGTGGGGCTGGGACGTCTCCGGCGTGGTCGTCGAGGTGGGCGAGGGGGTGGCGGACCTGCGGCCCGGTGACGAGGTCTACGGCATGCCCCGGTTCCCGGCGCTCGCCGGGGCCTACGCGGAGTTCGTCAGCGCGCCCGCGGCGGAGCTGGCGGCCAAGCCGGCGGGGTTGCGGCACGTGGACGCGGCGGCGCTGCCGCTGAGCGGGCTGACCGCGTTGCAGACCCTCGACCGCCTCGGCGTCGGCGCCGGGGACCGGCTGCTGGTCAACGGCGCGGCGGGCGGTGTCGGGCACCTGGCCGTGCAGCTGGCCAAGGCGCGCGGCGCGTCCGTGGTGGCCGTGGCGCGCGAGGCCAACCACGACTTCCTCCGCGGGCTCGGCGCGGACGAGGTGGTGGACTACACGACGACCGACGTGGCGACCGCCGTCGGCGAGGTCGACGCGGTGCTGGACTGCGTCGGCCGGGACGGGCTGGTCGAGCTGGTGCGGCCCGGTGGCGCGCACGCGCGGGTGCCCGACGCCGCGACCGGTCCCACGGCGCTGGAGGAGGCGGCCGCGCGGCGGGGCGTGCGCGTGGTGCGGCACGTCGTCGCGCCGGACGGCGCCGGGCTGGTCACCCTGGCCGGGCACGTCGACCGGGGCGAGCTGACCGTGGACGTGGGCTCGGTCCTGCCGCTGCACGAGGTCGCGGCGGCGCACAAGCTGGTGGACGAGGGGATCAGCCGCGGCAAGCTGGTCCTCATGCCGCTGGACTGA
- a CDS encoding helix-turn-helix domain-containing protein: MDQRSELGEFLRSRRARISPEDAGVPRYGRRRVPGLRREELAQLAGISVGYYVRLEQGHPVNTSDSVLNSLARALRLTPDEHAHLRGLIRSGPVKPARARPDRLRETVRSVVHSLGHMPALVLGVFGDVLVWNRLAHALLAGHLPFGAPDRAADRPNWPRLFFLDPHVRELFRDWSEKARDTVADLRLMAGRYPDDPRLAELVGELSLKSPEFRALWSAHPVRRCAFHDRRFRHPVVGELTLTDELMALPEDEGQRLVVFTAAPGSSSAAALTLLAELAESGARHRPGVGGTG; the protein is encoded by the coding sequence ATGGATCAGCGATCGGAACTCGGCGAGTTCCTCCGGTCGAGGAGGGCGCGGATCAGCCCCGAGGACGCGGGCGTACCGCGCTACGGCCGCCGCCGCGTGCCCGGTCTGCGCCGCGAGGAGCTCGCCCAGCTGGCCGGCATCAGCGTCGGCTACTACGTGCGGCTGGAGCAGGGGCACCCGGTCAACACCTCGGACTCGGTGCTGAACTCGCTGGCCCGGGCGCTGCGGCTGACCCCGGACGAGCACGCCCACCTGCGCGGCCTGATCCGGTCCGGCCCGGTCAAGCCCGCCCGCGCGCGCCCCGACCGGCTGCGGGAGACCGTGCGGTCGGTGGTGCACTCGCTGGGGCACATGCCCGCGCTGGTGCTGGGCGTGTTCGGGGACGTGCTGGTGTGGAACCGCCTGGCGCACGCGCTGCTCGCCGGGCACCTGCCGTTCGGGGCGCCGGACCGGGCGGCCGACCGCCCGAACTGGCCCCGGCTGTTCTTCCTGGACCCGCACGTGCGGGAGCTGTTCCGCGACTGGTCGGAGAAGGCCCGGGACACCGTGGCCGACCTGCGGCTGATGGCGGGCCGCTACCCGGACGACCCGCGGCTGGCCGAGCTGGTGGGCGAGCTGTCGCTCAAGAGCCCCGAGTTCCGGGCGCTGTGGTCGGCGCACCCGGTGCGGAGGTGCGCCTTCCACGACCGCCGCTTCCGGCACCCGGTCGTCGGCGAGCTGACCCTGACCGACGAGCTGATGGCGCTGCCCGAGGACGAGGGCCAGCGGCTGGTGGTCTTCACCGCCGCGCCGGGCTCCTCCTCCGCCGCCGCGCTGACCCTGCTGGCCGAGCTGGCGGAGTCGGGCGCCCGCCACCGGCCCGGCGTCGGGGGGACCGGGTAG